A region of Pseudomonas putida DNA encodes the following proteins:
- a CDS encoding efflux transporter outer membrane subunit: protein MNLLKPLTPSLLALALAACAVGPDYKTPDTEPAHFDAQVQAKAYDRSRFESIWWKQFDDPVLNQLVQASLDGNRDLRVAFARLKSARAIREDAANDQLPVVTSRVSSEIGKGQVPGQTEQRVNSERYDLGLDMAWELDLFGRIQRQIEASQAQEAAAAADLQQLQVSLIAELVDAYGQLRGAQLREKIALANLKTQQESRTITETLRDAGVGNELDVVRADARLAGVEATVPQLQAEQARARHRIATLLGQRPDALSVDLSPKALPAIAKALPVGDPGELLRRRPDIRSAERQLAAATANVGVATADLFPRVSLSGFLGFTAARGSQIGSSAANAWGLGPSITWAAFDLGSVRARLRGAKADAEGALATYEQQVLLALEESANAFSDYDKTQQRLLSLMRQSDASRKAAQLASIRYREGTVDYLVLLDAERERLSAEDAQAQGEVELYRGIVSIYKALGGGWQPETVASTH from the coding sequence ATGAACCTGCTCAAGCCCCTGACCCCGAGCCTGCTGGCCTTGGCCCTGGCAGCCTGTGCGGTAGGCCCGGACTACAAGACACCGGACACCGAGCCTGCCCATTTCGACGCTCAAGTGCAGGCCAAGGCCTACGACCGCAGCCGCTTCGAAAGCATCTGGTGGAAGCAGTTCGACGACCCGGTGCTGAACCAGCTGGTGCAGGCCTCGCTCGACGGTAACCGTGACCTGCGGGTGGCCTTTGCCCGCTTGAAGTCGGCCCGTGCAATCCGCGAGGACGCAGCGAACGACCAGTTGCCGGTGGTCACCAGCCGTGTCAGCAGCGAAATCGGCAAGGGCCAGGTCCCCGGCCAGACCGAGCAACGGGTCAACAGCGAACGCTATGACCTGGGCCTGGACATGGCCTGGGAGCTCGACCTGTTCGGCCGTATCCAGCGCCAGATCGAAGCCAGCCAAGCGCAGGAAGCGGCCGCGGCCGCCGACTTGCAGCAGCTGCAAGTCAGCTTGATCGCCGAACTGGTCGACGCCTACGGCCAGCTGCGGGGCGCACAGTTGCGCGAGAAGATCGCCCTGGCCAACCTCAAGACCCAGCAGGAATCGCGCACCATCACCGAAACCCTGCGTGATGCCGGGGTCGGCAATGAACTCGACGTGGTCCGGGCCGATGCGCGCCTGGCCGGGGTCGAAGCCACCGTGCCGCAACTTCAGGCCGAACAGGCGCGTGCCCGTCACCGCATCGCCACCCTGCTTGGCCAGCGCCCGGATGCACTGAGCGTCGATCTGTCGCCCAAGGCCTTGCCGGCCATCGCCAAAGCGCTGCCGGTGGGCGACCCCGGTGAACTGCTGCGTCGCCGCCCAGATATCCGCAGTGCCGAACGCCAGCTGGCCGCCGCGACGGCCAATGTCGGTGTGGCCACCGCTGACCTGTTCCCACGGGTCAGCCTCAGTGGTTTCCTCGGTTTTACTGCGGCGCGTGGCTCGCAGATCGGTTCTTCGGCGGCCAATGCCTGGGGGCTTGGCCCGAGCATCACCTGGGCCGCCTTCGACCTGGGCAGCGTGCGCGCCCGCCTGCGCGGCGCCAAGGCGGACGCCGAAGGCGCCTTGGCCACCTATGAGCAGCAAGTGCTGCTGGCCCTGGAAGAGTCGGCCAACGCCTTCAGCGATTACGACAAGACCCAACAGCGCCTGTTGTCGCTGATGCGCCAGAGTGATGCCAGCCGCAAGGCGGCACAGCTGGCCTCGATCCGTTATCGAGAAGGCACGGTGGACTACCTGGTGCTGCTCGACGCCGAGCGCGAGCGCCTGAGCGCCGAAGATGCCCAGGCCCAGGGTGAGGTCGAGCTGTACCGCGGTATCGTCTCGATCTACAAGGCCCTGGGCGGTGGCTGGCAGCCAGAGACGGTGGCCAGCACGCACTGA
- a CDS encoding type 1 glutamine amidotransferase domain-containing protein, with protein sequence MSKKMLVVLTNTAKYPKLKRATGLWLGEAVHFVAKVEKAGYEVDYVSPLGGYVPVDPHSLQLAPDLDWQWYDDKRFMSRLGATLSPGQVKADEYSVIYYTGGHGVMYDFVDNKPIQDLARRIYENKGIVAAVCHGVVGLLNIKLSDNSLLVKDRQVTGFSTIEEQLVELDKVVPFLTENELVARGGIYSKHDEPWEPFVVDDDRLITGQNPASTGTLADKVLTRLKAK encoded by the coding sequence ATGAGCAAGAAGATGCTGGTAGTGCTGACCAATACGGCCAAGTACCCGAAACTCAAACGGGCAACCGGGCTGTGGTTGGGCGAGGCCGTGCATTTTGTCGCGAAAGTTGAGAAGGCAGGTTACGAAGTCGACTATGTCAGCCCCCTGGGCGGGTACGTACCTGTCGACCCGCACAGCCTGCAGCTGGCCCCCGACCTTGACTGGCAGTGGTACGACGACAAGCGGTTCATGAGCCGCCTGGGCGCAACGTTGAGCCCAGGGCAGGTCAAGGCCGACGAGTACAGCGTGATTTATTACACCGGCGGGCATGGCGTGATGTACGACTTTGTCGATAACAAACCGATTCAAGACCTCGCACGCAGGATCTATGAGAACAAAGGCATTGTCGCGGCTGTCTGCCACGGTGTTGTCGGCCTTTTGAACATCAAGCTAAGTGACAACAGCTTGCTGGTCAAAGACCGTCAGGTCACTGGTTTTTCCACTATCGAGGAGCAACTGGTTGAGCTGGACAAGGTAGTGCCTTTTCTTACCGAAAATGAGCTGGTTGCCCGTGGCGGTATTTACAGCAAGCACGATGAGCCATGGGAACCTTTCGTCGTCGACGATGATCGCCTGATTACTGGGCAGAACCCTGCATCCACAGGCACCCTCGCCGATAAGGTACTCACGAGGCTCAAGGCAAAGTGA
- a CDS encoding response regulator, protein MASTLALDERALILAPPQLAADTARLLATLGIESLCALDDANLQACLSEGAALAIIAEQTFSNGPSAPLQGFIDQQPSWSDLPILLIMDAPSTAAGSSHPPQGNLMQLLCPLDDNQVLQLIRIAQRNRRHQYLARDQLSALQQRMDARSQDQHSTEITRTQIRKMEAVGQLAGGVAHDFNNLLTSIGGSFELIERRLKQGRSDSLEGILRMGQEAVSRAGRLTHRLLAFSSRQSLHSQRVDLRALLEAKRKSVNLSQAVTLQLHAPADLWPVEADDGQLQEALDNLLLNACEAMPTGGLLRIEASNQQIEAQQFAGGALSSGEYLRLSVIDDGQGMSQSTLEHAFEPFFSTKPVGQGIGLGLSMVYGFSKQSHGHVTLHSTIGHGTQVDLYLPRHIGQARPEPPPAGPAQESKGHQVLVVEDDPDVRQLLCQALCEDGFPCQTAANASEALQVLRSALRIDLLVSDVGLPGMNGRQLAEIARTLHPQLPVLFITGYAETAIAREGFLGAGMHLICKPFELKQLQAQVTQILGKP, encoded by the coding sequence TTGGCCAGTACGCTAGCGCTGGACGAACGTGCCTTGATACTGGCACCCCCACAACTTGCTGCGGACACCGCTCGTTTGTTGGCGACCCTTGGCATCGAGAGCCTGTGCGCCCTTGACGACGCCAACCTGCAGGCCTGCCTGAGCGAAGGCGCGGCGCTGGCGATCATTGCCGAGCAAACCTTCAGCAACGGGCCCAGCGCGCCTTTACAAGGTTTTATCGACCAACAGCCAAGCTGGTCGGACCTGCCCATCTTGTTGATCATGGATGCCCCTTCGACGGCCGCCGGTTCCTCCCACCCTCCCCAAGGCAACTTGATGCAGTTGCTCTGCCCGCTCGATGACAATCAAGTGTTGCAACTGATTCGCATCGCGCAACGCAACCGTCGACATCAATACCTGGCACGCGATCAACTGTCAGCACTGCAACAGCGGATGGACGCCCGCAGCCAGGATCAACACAGCACCGAGATCACCCGCACGCAGATCCGCAAAATGGAAGCCGTAGGCCAGTTGGCCGGTGGCGTTGCCCATGACTTCAACAACCTGCTGACCAGCATCGGTGGCAGTTTCGAACTGATCGAACGGCGCTTGAAGCAGGGCCGCAGCGATAGCCTGGAAGGCATTTTGCGCATGGGCCAGGAGGCGGTGTCGCGCGCTGGGCGGTTAACCCATCGCCTGCTGGCATTTTCCAGCAGGCAGTCCTTGCACAGCCAGCGCGTGGACTTGCGCGCGCTGCTGGAAGCGAAGCGCAAGAGCGTCAACCTGAGCCAGGCGGTGACGCTGCAACTGCACGCCCCCGCCGACCTCTGGCCAGTGGAGGCCGACGACGGGCAGCTGCAGGAAGCCCTCGACAATCTGCTGCTCAATGCCTGCGAAGCCATGCCCACCGGCGGCCTTTTACGCATTGAGGCGAGTAACCAGCAGATCGAGGCTCAGCAGTTCGCCGGTGGCGCCCTGAGCAGCGGTGAATACCTGCGCCTGAGCGTCATCGATGACGGCCAGGGCATGTCGCAGAGCACCCTGGAACACGCTTTCGAACCGTTTTTCAGCACCAAACCCGTCGGCCAGGGCATCGGCCTCGGCCTGTCCATGGTGTATGGCTTTAGCAAGCAGTCGCATGGGCATGTCACCCTCCACAGCACGATCGGCCATGGCACACAGGTCGATCTGTATTTGCCGCGACACATTGGCCAAGCCAGGCCCGAGCCCCCGCCCGCCGGGCCTGCGCAGGAGAGCAAAGGCCATCAGGTACTGGTGGTTGAAGACGACCCTGATGTTCGTCAATTGCTCTGTCAGGCGCTTTGCGAAGACGGTTTCCCTTGCCAAACTGCCGCCAACGCCAGTGAAGCGCTTCAGGTGCTACGTTCAGCGCTAAGGATCGACCTGCTGGTCAGCGATGTCGGCCTGCCCGGCATGAATGGGCGGCAACTGGCGGAGATCGCGCGCACTCTGCACCCGCAGTTGCCGGTGCTGTTCATCACCGGCTACGCGGAAACGGCCATAGCGCGGGAAGGATTTCTGGGCGCGGGGATGCACTTGATCTGCAAGCCGTTCGAACTCAAGCAGTTGCAGGCGCAAGTGACGCAGATCCTTGGCAAGCCCTGA
- a CDS encoding CSS-motif domain-containing protein — MSKIMHAGRSLLELLLIMAIGLVPVVSGLLVMVFQLEKKLEENAQVSVQEAVFTIDKVLDRMHRTAMLAQPFAGKTCAEALSALHDQVARDPLLRSLTLVQDQEAYCSTHTESLEHLSSFAQSRQDVELAFDSPVLPNALVTHFQDPDSNPGVIVTGYATELRNELRAFQDGLMLLLEFGDQYIWSHGDSRDPQRPSQSEYAQRAVSAKYGYAVRGGYGQGYTAQEIRQSALQILPSLVLVGIATGSIIYWGLFRARGNRRGTAANKA, encoded by the coding sequence ATGTCGAAAATCATGCATGCCGGACGCAGTTTGCTGGAGTTGTTGCTCATCATGGCGATCGGGCTGGTACCGGTGGTTTCCGGTTTGCTGGTAATGGTGTTTCAACTGGAAAAAAAACTGGAGGAAAATGCCCAGGTCTCGGTTCAGGAAGCCGTGTTCACCATCGACAAGGTGCTGGACCGCATGCACCGCACCGCAATGCTTGCCCAGCCTTTTGCAGGGAAGACGTGCGCAGAAGCCCTGAGCGCATTGCACGACCAGGTGGCCCGTGACCCCTTGCTACGTTCGTTGACCCTGGTGCAGGACCAGGAAGCGTACTGCAGCACCCACACGGAATCGCTGGAGCACCTGTCATCCTTTGCCCAATCCCGGCAGGATGTTGAACTGGCATTCGACTCGCCCGTGCTTCCCAACGCGCTGGTTACCCACTTTCAAGACCCGGACAGCAATCCAGGAGTGATTGTGACGGGCTATGCCACGGAGCTTCGCAATGAGTTGCGTGCGTTTCAGGATGGCTTGATGCTGCTTCTGGAGTTCGGCGACCAGTACATCTGGAGCCATGGAGACAGTCGCGACCCACAGCGGCCTTCACAGTCCGAGTATGCGCAAAGGGCGGTCTCCGCCAAGTATGGGTACGCCGTCAGGGGCGGCTACGGTCAAGGCTACACCGCACAGGAAATCCGCCAGTCGGCGCTGCAGATTCTTCCTTCTCTGGTGCTGGTAGGGATCGCGACCGGCTCGATCATCTACTGGGGCTTGTTCCGGGCCCGGGGCAACAGGCGTGGCACC
- a CDS encoding efflux RND transporter permease subunit, which yields MNFSKFFITRPIFAAVLSLVLLIAGSISLFQLPISEYPEVVPPTVVVRANFPGANPKVIGETVAAPLEQAITGVENMLYMSSQSTADGKLTLTITFALGTDLDNAQVQVQNRVTRTQPKLPEEVTRIGITVDKASPDLTMVVHLTSPDNRYDMLYLSNYAILNIKDELARLGGVGDVQLFGMGDYSLRVWLDPNKTASRNLTASDVVAAIREQNRQVAAGQLGAPPAPGSTSFQLSINTQGRLVNEEEFENIIIRAGADGEITRLKDIARVELGSSQYALRSLLNNQPAVAIPIFQRPGSNAIEISDEVRAKMAELKKDFPEGMDYSIVYDPTIFVRGSIEAVVHTLFEALILVVLVVILFLQTWRASIIPLLAVPVSLIGTFAVMHLFGFSLNALSLFGLVLAIGIVVDDAIVVVENVERNIGLGLKPLEATQKAMSEVTGPIIATALVLCAVFVPAAFISGLTGQFYKQFALTIAISTVISAFNSLTLSPALAAVLLKDHHAPKDRFSRFLDKLLGSWLFSPFNRFFDRASHSYVGGVRRVIRSSGIALFVYAGLMGLTYLGFSSTPTGFVPAQDKQYLVAFAQLPDAASLDRTEAVIKRMSEIALKQPGVADSVAFPGLSINGFTNSPNSGIVFTPLKPFDERKDPSQSAAAIAAALNAQFADIQDAYIAIFPPPPVQGLGTIGGFRLQIEDRGNLGYEALYKETQNIITKSHNVPELAGLFTSYQVNVPQVDAAIDREKAKTHGVAINDIFDTLQVYLGSLYTNDFNRFGRTYQVNVQAEQQFRLDAEQIGQLKVRNNLGEMIPLATFLKVSDTSGPDRVMHYNGFITAEINGAAAPGYSSGQAEAAIEKLLKEELPNGMTFEWTDLTYQQILSGNTALLVFPLCVLLAFLVLAAQYESWSLPLAVILIVPMTLLSAITGVIISGGDNNIFTQIGLIVLVGLACKNAILIVEFAKDEQAKGLDPLAAVLEACRLRLRPILMTSIAFIMGVVPLVFSSGAGSEMRHAMGVAVFSGMIGVTVFGLFLTPVFFFLIRRFVERRQARKAARVQSLESHA from the coding sequence ATGAACTTTTCGAAATTCTTCATCACCCGGCCGATCTTCGCCGCGGTGCTCTCGCTGGTGCTGCTGATTGCAGGTTCGATCTCGCTGTTCCAGCTGCCGATCAGCGAATACCCGGAAGTGGTACCGCCCACCGTGGTGGTGCGCGCCAACTTCCCCGGTGCCAACCCCAAGGTGATCGGCGAAACCGTCGCCGCGCCGCTGGAGCAGGCCATCACTGGTGTCGAGAACATGCTGTACATGTCCTCGCAATCCACTGCCGACGGCAAGCTGACCCTGACCATCACCTTCGCCCTGGGTACCGACCTGGACAACGCGCAGGTACAGGTACAGAACCGCGTCACCCGCACCCAGCCCAAGCTGCCGGAAGAAGTGACGCGTATCGGTATCACCGTCGACAAGGCCTCGCCCGACCTGACCATGGTCGTGCACCTGACCTCGCCGGACAACCGCTACGACATGCTCTACCTGTCCAACTACGCCATCCTCAACATCAAGGATGAGCTGGCGCGCCTGGGTGGCGTGGGCGATGTGCAGCTGTTCGGCATGGGCGACTACTCGCTGCGCGTGTGGCTCGACCCGAACAAGACCGCTTCGCGCAACCTGACGGCCAGCGACGTGGTCGCCGCTATCCGCGAGCAGAACCGCCAGGTCGCTGCTGGCCAGCTGGGCGCCCCGCCCGCCCCCGGCTCCACCAGTTTCCAGCTGTCGATCAATACCCAAGGCCGCCTGGTCAATGAGGAAGAGTTCGAGAACATCATCATCCGTGCCGGTGCTGATGGCGAAATCACTCGTCTGAAGGACATCGCCCGGGTCGAACTTGGCTCCAGCCAATATGCCCTGCGCTCGCTGCTGAACAACCAGCCGGCGGTGGCCATCCCGATCTTCCAGCGCCCTGGCTCCAACGCCATCGAGATCTCCGACGAAGTGCGGGCGAAAATGGCCGAGCTGAAGAAGGACTTCCCTGAAGGGATGGACTACAGCATCGTCTACGACCCGACCATCTTCGTGCGCGGCTCCATCGAAGCAGTGGTGCACACCCTGTTCGAAGCGCTGATCCTGGTTGTCCTGGTGGTAATCCTGTTCCTGCAGACCTGGCGCGCCTCGATCATCCCGCTGCTGGCTGTGCCGGTGTCGCTGATCGGCACCTTCGCGGTGATGCACCTGTTCGGTTTCTCACTCAATGCGCTGTCGCTGTTCGGGCTGGTACTGGCCATCGGTATCGTGGTGGACGACGCCATCGTCGTGGTGGAGAACGTCGAACGTAATATCGGGCTTGGCCTGAAACCGCTGGAAGCCACGCAAAAGGCCATGAGCGAAGTGACCGGGCCGATTATCGCCACCGCCCTGGTGCTGTGCGCGGTGTTCGTACCTGCTGCGTTCATTTCCGGCCTTACCGGGCAGTTCTACAAGCAGTTCGCCCTGACCATCGCCATCTCGACCGTGATCTCGGCGTTCAACTCGCTGACCCTGTCGCCGGCCTTGGCAGCGGTGCTGCTCAAAGACCATCACGCACCCAAGGACCGTTTCTCGCGGTTCCTCGACAAACTGCTGGGCAGCTGGCTGTTCTCGCCGTTCAACCGCTTCTTCGACCGCGCGAGCCACAGCTACGTCGGTGGCGTGCGCCGGGTCATCCGCTCCAGCGGCATCGCCCTGTTCGTCTATGCAGGCCTCATGGGCCTGACCTACCTGGGCTTCTCGTCCACCCCAACCGGTTTCGTACCGGCCCAGGACAAGCAGTACCTGGTGGCCTTCGCCCAACTGCCGGACGCCGCCAGCCTCGACCGTACCGAGGCGGTGATCAAGCGCATGAGCGAAATTGCCCTGAAGCAACCTGGCGTGGCCGATTCGGTGGCCTTCCCGGGCCTGTCGATCAACGGTTTCACCAACAGCCCGAACAGCGGCATCGTGTTCACCCCGCTCAAGCCGTTCGATGAGCGCAAGGACCCGAGCCAGTCGGCAGCCGCCATCGCCGCCGCGCTGAATGCCCAGTTCGCCGACATCCAGGACGCCTACATCGCGATCTTCCCACCGCCGCCGGTACAGGGCCTGGGCACCATTGGCGGCTTCCGCCTGCAGATCGAGGACCGCGGCAACCTGGGTTACGAAGCGCTGTACAAAGAAACCCAGAACATCATCACCAAGAGCCACAACGTGCCGGAGCTTGCGGGCCTGTTCACCAGCTACCAGGTCAATGTCCCGCAGGTCGATGCCGCCATCGACCGAGAAAAAGCCAAGACCCACGGCGTGGCAATCAACGACATTTTCGACACGTTGCAGGTGTACCTGGGCTCGCTGTACACCAACGACTTCAACCGCTTTGGCCGTACCTACCAGGTCAACGTCCAGGCCGAGCAGCAGTTCCGCCTCGATGCCGAACAGATCGGCCAACTGAAGGTGCGCAACAACCTGGGCGAGATGATCCCGCTGGCGACCTTCCTCAAGGTCAGTGACACCTCCGGGCCTGACCGCGTCATGCACTACAACGGCTTCATCACCGCAGAAATCAACGGTGCAGCCGCCCCGGGCTACAGCTCCGGGCAGGCCGAAGCTGCCATCGAGAAACTGCTCAAAGAGGAACTGCCCAACGGCATGACCTTCGAGTGGACCGATCTGACCTATCAGCAGATCCTCTCCGGCAATACCGCGTTGCTGGTGTTCCCGCTCTGCGTGCTGCTGGCGTTCCTGGTGCTGGCGGCCCAGTACGAAAGCTGGAGCCTGCCGCTGGCGGTGATCCTGATCGTGCCGATGACCCTGCTGTCGGCCATTACCGGGGTGATCATCTCGGGGGGCGACAACAACATCTTCACCCAGATCGGTTTGATCGTACTGGTGGGCCTGGCGTGCAAGAACGCGATCCTGATCGTCGAGTTCGCCAAGGATGAACAGGCCAAGGGCCTCGACCCGCTGGCCGCGGTACTGGAAGCCTGCCGCCTGCGTCTGCGGCCGATCCTGATGACCTCGATCGCTTTCATCATGGGCGTGGTACCGCTGGTGTTCTCCTCCGGTGCCGGCTCGGAAATGCGCCACGCCATGGGTGTCGCGGTGTTCTCGGGGATGATCGGCGTGACCGTGTTCGGGCTGTTCCTGACCCCGGTGTTCTTCTTCCTGATCCGCCGTTTCGTCGAACGTCGCCAGGCCCGCAAGGCCGCACGCGTTCAATCGCTGGAGAGCCACGCATGA
- a CDS encoding ATP-binding protein has product MVAHRTPRDPAPQVTLLTSNTSTVDPMGERIAQFDWARTSLGPLPRWQASLRIAIDMMLLSPFPCAVVWGPDLSVVHNDAYRMLHCDGQDAMGQAFDARWSDAWHEMGPWVFKALEGRSSFVEDPPLRIECGKNREPLWCAFGYSPIRDEQGCVAGFLHTVIETTASVEAHHHWREQAVIFEKQLERYLADREQIWRLSRDVMMIITRDLALQAANPAWHRALGWAEDVAQGMPILELIHPADRAEVQVAVSGFVQDKDAEQIDIRLRHQDGHYRWFRWTAKFDGNLLTAVGRDITADREEATRQSEALLRNSERLEVIGQLAGGMAHEMNNLLSGIGGSLELLQRRLLQGRLERLETYVELARDSVQRAMNLTHRMLAFSSHQPLDPKPLNVNRQLSLIEPLLLQALGAEMSLHWQLDVTPWAVSVDVTQFENALINLCANAREACLDRGSVSIRTVNERLTAHFPDESGLPPGDYVALHVQDNGHGMSAAELARAFEPFFTSKPLGRGSGLGLPMVYGFVGQSGGYVWIESTPGQGTKVSMLFPRSHAPIPADPPVCVPTTGRAQGERLLLIDDELNLRSLMREFLSERGFAVTDVSDANAALDRFRHDGHFDLVITDIGLPGGFSGRQVAKAMRMLKPTQKILFITGFTNQPIEAQLFDQPGTALMLKPFALEQLAGRALDMLAN; this is encoded by the coding sequence TTGGTCGCACACCGCACCCCACGCGATCCTGCGCCGCAGGTCACCTTGCTGACGTCGAACACGTCTACGGTAGACCCCATGGGCGAGCGCATAGCCCAATTCGATTGGGCGCGCACCTCGCTCGGGCCGTTGCCTCGTTGGCAGGCCTCGCTGCGGATTGCCATCGACATGATGCTGTTGTCGCCCTTTCCGTGTGCGGTGGTGTGGGGGCCGGACCTGAGCGTGGTTCATAACGATGCCTATCGGATGCTGCACTGCGATGGCCAGGATGCAATGGGGCAGGCGTTCGACGCGCGCTGGAGCGATGCCTGGCATGAGATGGGGCCCTGGGTGTTCAAGGCCCTCGAAGGGCGATCGAGCTTTGTCGAGGACCCGCCACTGCGCATTGAATGTGGCAAGAACAGAGAGCCACTATGGTGTGCCTTTGGCTACTCACCGATTCGCGACGAGCAGGGCTGCGTTGCAGGCTTTCTTCACACGGTCATCGAAACCACGGCCAGCGTCGAGGCGCATCATCATTGGCGCGAACAGGCGGTAATCTTTGAAAAGCAGCTTGAACGCTACTTGGCCGACCGTGAACAGATCTGGCGATTGTCGCGCGATGTCATGATGATCATCACCCGTGACCTGGCGCTGCAGGCTGCCAATCCGGCCTGGCACCGAGCCCTGGGCTGGGCTGAGGATGTGGCGCAGGGCATGCCGATACTGGAGCTGATCCACCCGGCGGATCGAGCTGAAGTGCAGGTGGCGGTTTCAGGTTTCGTGCAGGACAAGGATGCCGAGCAGATCGATATCCGCCTGCGTCACCAGGATGGCCACTATCGCTGGTTTCGCTGGACCGCCAAATTCGATGGCAACTTGCTGACAGCCGTAGGCCGCGACATCACCGCGGATCGCGAAGAAGCCACCCGTCAATCCGAGGCACTGTTGCGCAACAGTGAACGCCTGGAAGTCATTGGCCAATTGGCGGGCGGGATGGCGCATGAAATGAACAACCTGCTGTCAGGTATCGGTGGCAGCCTTGAATTGTTGCAGCGTCGTCTGCTGCAGGGGCGTCTTGAGCGCTTGGAGACCTATGTCGAGCTCGCGCGCGATTCGGTGCAGCGCGCCATGAACCTGACCCACCGGATGTTGGCGTTTTCTAGCCATCAGCCCCTCGATCCAAAGCCACTGAATGTCAATCGGCAACTGTCCTTGATCGAGCCGTTGTTGCTGCAGGCGCTGGGCGCGGAAATGAGCCTGCATTGGCAACTGGATGTTACGCCGTGGGCAGTCAGCGTCGACGTAACCCAGTTTGAAAATGCCTTGATCAACCTTTGCGCGAATGCCCGTGAGGCCTGCCTTGACCGTGGTAGCGTCTCGATCCGTACGGTGAATGAACGCTTGACTGCGCATTTTCCGGATGAGAGCGGGCTACCGCCTGGCGACTACGTGGCATTGCATGTGCAAGATAATGGCCATGGGATGTCGGCTGCAGAGCTCGCCCGGGCCTTCGAACCCTTTTTTACCAGCAAACCCTTGGGGAGGGGCTCGGGGCTCGGCCTGCCGATGGTCTACGGCTTTGTCGGGCAGTCGGGTGGCTATGTCTGGATCGAATCGACCCCAGGCCAAGGAACAAAAGTCTCCATGCTGTTTCCGCGCAGCCACGCACCGATACCGGCAGATCCGCCGGTCTGTGTGCCGACTACCGGACGGGCGCAAGGTGAGCGCCTGCTGTTGATCGATGATGAGCTCAACCTGCGCTCGTTGATGCGTGAGTTTCTCAGCGAGCGTGGTTTTGCCGTGACTGATGTTTCAGATGCCAATGCCGCACTGGATCGGTTTCGCCATGATGGGCATTTTGACCTTGTGATCACTGATATCGGCTTGCCGGGTGGTTTCAGCGGTCGGCAAGTGGCCAAGGCAATGCGTATGCTCAAGCCCACGCAGAAGATTCTGTTCATCACAGGGTTTACCAATCAGCCCATCGAAGCCCAACTGTTTGATCAGCCCGGCACCGCGTTGATGCTCAAGCCGTTTGCGCTAGAGCAGTTGGCAGGCCGGGCCCTGGACATGCTGGCCAATTGA
- a CDS encoding tetratricopeptide repeat protein produces the protein MPRRNRYLIALLLLILLVFMIGYLQRDDQPAPATLPAHSYAKALRQAHEGLPGAARVLYQQLQRNDLAPIRRAALYAELPNYPSPQALKLARLDLEHADPLVRRAAIAGIRRLLPAAQRSLVLGPLLDDAEQSVRFAAVDALLGLDPDAIGLYFGPLQSALEQYQQALEQQPDDADAQVHLARLYLHENDYTQAATALQRALTVAPGNLDALATQVRLLERQGHLDASRQVLAKALLLSPDSAFLQYELGLWLNRHEQREYALLAVARAVELEPDNADYRYTLAMTLHELEQVDAAQRQLETVLSRQPADRRARLLLIQYWKETGQLQNVQVLLAELERQNPDDPVLQQGL, from the coding sequence ATGCCCAGACGCAACCGCTACCTGATCGCCTTGCTGCTGCTGATTCTGCTGGTGTTCATGATCGGCTACCTGCAGCGGGACGACCAACCGGCACCCGCCACGCTGCCCGCGCACAGTTACGCCAAGGCCCTGCGCCAGGCCCATGAAGGCTTGCCAGGTGCTGCGCGGGTGCTGTACCAGCAGTTGCAACGTAACGACCTGGCGCCCATTCGCCGCGCGGCCCTCTATGCCGAGCTGCCCAATTACCCCTCCCCTCAGGCGCTGAAGCTCGCGCGCCTGGACCTGGAGCATGCAGACCCGCTGGTGCGCCGTGCCGCCATCGCCGGCATTCGTCGCTTGCTCCCTGCCGCACAACGCAGCCTGGTGCTGGGCCCCCTGCTGGATGACGCGGAGCAGAGTGTACGCTTCGCTGCCGTAGACGCCCTGCTGGGCCTCGACCCGGACGCCATCGGCCTGTATTTCGGCCCCTTGCAGTCAGCCCTTGAGCAGTATCAGCAGGCGCTGGAACAGCAACCGGACGACGCCGACGCCCAGGTTCACCTGGCGCGCCTGTACCTGCACGAAAACGACTACACCCAGGCCGCCACCGCCTTGCAACGAGCCCTGACGGTGGCACCGGGCAATCTGGACGCCCTGGCAACCCAGGTACGCCTGCTGGAACGCCAAGGTCATCTTGACGCCTCTCGGCAGGTGCTGGCCAAGGCCTTGCTCCTGAGCCCCGACTCTGCCTTTTTGCAATACGAACTGGGGCTCTGGCTCAATCGTCACGAACAGCGCGAATACGCGCTGCTCGCCGTGGCGCGCGCCGTGGAGCTGGAGCCGGACAACGCCGACTACCGCTACACCCTGGCCATGACCCTGCATGAACTCGAACAGGTCGATGCCGCGCAGCGCCAGCTGGAAACCGTGCTCAGTCGACAACCGGCCGATCGCCGGGCACGGCTGTTGCTGATTCAGTACTGGAAAGAAACCGGCCAATTGCAGAACGTCCAGGTGCTGCTCGCCGAGCTTGAGCGGCAGAACCCGGACGATCCGGTGCTTCAACAGGGGTTGTAG